A single window of Chitinophaga sp. XS-30 DNA harbors:
- a CDS encoding tail fiber domain-containing protein: MPERSKSYLKQQFGDGERPTGADFGDLVDSFVTKIDDAVNVDANNNLNIPGGVNLGNPATGVPGTLRFSGGNVQVFDGGTFTNVGGSSGAFLPVAGGPSVAFNGGNVGIGNFPAAPLYRLEVPLGNNISEADRVRVGSAAISNGNGAFATSAQFSHVDRSQGNANFALRQNPAGEVRLNAPGGQSIHLTLSGTNTRLFVAPTGPVVIGNNALLPGATANHILQVNGDAGKLNGNVWTVLSDVRYKKDVREFDDGLDKLMQVRPVRFKYTNLPNAQTEQDEVGIIGQEMQEVFPYMVSGAGKSEEKNGKDDVLMYNGNALTYVMVNAIQELAQRVKELEAELKAAHEKQ, translated from the coding sequence ATGCCAGAACGTAGCAAATCTTATTTAAAACAACAGTTCGGAGACGGTGAACGTCCAACGGGTGCGGACTTTGGTGACCTGGTTGATTCATTTGTCACCAAGATAGATGATGCCGTCAATGTAGATGCGAACAACAATCTCAACATTCCCGGAGGGGTGAATCTCGGTAATCCTGCCACCGGTGTGCCCGGCACGCTTCGTTTCAGCGGAGGGAATGTGCAGGTATTTGACGGCGGTACGTTCACGAACGTGGGCGGCAGCTCCGGCGCATTCCTGCCGGTGGCCGGAGGGCCAAGTGTGGCCTTCAACGGCGGTAATGTGGGAATCGGAAATTTTCCTGCAGCACCTTTATACCGGCTGGAAGTTCCGCTGGGCAATAACATCAGCGAGGCAGACCGGGTAAGGGTCGGGAGTGCGGCCATCTCCAATGGTAACGGCGCCTTTGCCACATCGGCACAGTTCAGTCATGTAGACCGGAGTCAGGGTAACGCCAATTTCGCGTTACGCCAGAACCCTGCGGGAGAAGTAAGGCTCAATGCGCCCGGTGGCCAGTCCATTCACCTGACCCTCAGCGGCACCAATACCCGTTTGTTCGTTGCGCCAACGGGGCCTGTGGTGATCGGCAACAACGCACTGCTTCCCGGAGCTACCGCCAATCATATTTTGCAGGTGAACGGGGATGCCGGAAAGCTGAACGGGAATGTCTGGACGGTATTATCCGATGTCCGCTACAAAAAAGATGTCAGGGAATTTGATGACGGGCTGGACAAGCTCATGCAGGTAAGGCCGGTGCGTTTCAAATATACCAATCTTCCGAATGCGCAAACAGAGCAGGACGAAGTAGGGATCATCGGGCAGGAGATGCAGGAAGTATTCCCCTACATGGTTTCCGGCGCCGGCAAAAGTGAAGAAAAGAATGGAAAGGACGATGTGCTGATGTACAACGGCAACGCCCTGACCTATGTGATGGTGAACGCCATCCAGGAGCTCGCGCAACGGGTAAAGGAACTGGAAGCCGAACTGAAAGCGGCCCACGAAAAACAATAA
- a CDS encoding baseplate J/gp47 family protein: MTITSKNIYQYLLATDGVNQPGRPQPALDPAKVKIDGRSTTDLLRFVYELAALVRYYDRNNLPQGDWKPFFDLLRNSSGIISENELLAMLAVKKDLSPHLALLLAFLKVYTFAKDDLNTLVKKRLDYYYEEVLRLRRLAPVPDKVHVLFEPGKNAQPVLLKPGTLLDGGKTSSGQPLRYALESELVITHAVTGMIRSAYTDANASGKAIVFKADDAAVVRNSTLTAWRPFGTAQLSLPPESRPMQPASFGWAVASPNLLLAEGTRTVRMSIQLRSAKGFTSPMLVLTPMLSVEFTGEKGWIRDNITLKAELIPGVLVQDPELENPFTLELSADLTEAMPAITGYDEALHQGAFSTAWPVMRVLLKPERYMMEVLAGFKVESVGIEVEVKGMKELVLQNDQSLQPSDKPVLPFGSAPMVSNNLYIGSREAFSKTLTSVSVTLEWQDPPESFTDQYSNYGNNLIAHSAFSTAMDILSDRNWSTRLVHNEALFNPFGTALPQQVGVNKSSFSTQTTNRPFRRDPQLQLSGGFDNKVNQGFIRLVLTGPTRGALSNQPAEAPFEAFGHKTFPFAYTQQVILLSKYNDIGPKPELPKPPYTPVLKSVKLDYTAKDVFKPGDPNGIDQYFVQDVFGPGETKKDDTALLIPPLPGKGALYIGLQKAQVPQTVSFLFQIEEGSVEGEALLRSTDLRWSYLAGNRWQNIAPADILEESTGGFQKPGLIRVNIGADATEDHSLMPQGMRWLRVSVDDNPEGAAAISKIDTQAARAALVLPGGSAAGFEEHLSAPLPPETISKLVVKVPAIRKVTQPFPSFGGRNAEADDAFYRRSSERLRHKNRAVSGWDYERLVLESFPEIYKIKCLPHSDTDQSLRPGDVRMVVVPDWRKRPTGDPLQPKVNLNRLREISDFISANYVSPFVKVHVSNPSYETLLVDCKVSFHPAFDPGYYTAVLNEEIKKFLSPWAYEEGRDIVFGGKVHASEILAFIEGREYVDHVTDFELYHRHYGQSFLGGGISDMEIALDFIIGNTPEPTIGGSIGKTINVDFVVGVPVEVASATRPDTILVSNSMHRIKALQADSAVCVGTQQIGIGQMIIGLDFVPIS, translated from the coding sequence ATGACTATTACCAGTAAAAATATCTATCAGTACCTGCTGGCAACGGATGGTGTAAACCAGCCCGGACGCCCGCAGCCCGCACTGGATCCTGCCAAGGTTAAAATAGACGGCCGTTCCACAACAGATCTGCTGCGCTTCGTTTACGAACTGGCGGCGCTGGTAAGGTATTACGACCGCAATAATCTTCCGCAGGGTGACTGGAAACCTTTCTTCGATCTGCTCCGCAACAGTTCCGGCATCATTTCCGAGAACGAACTGCTGGCGATGCTTGCGGTGAAGAAGGACCTGTCACCCCACCTGGCCCTGCTGCTGGCCTTCCTGAAAGTCTACACCTTTGCAAAGGACGACCTGAATACGCTGGTCAAAAAACGGCTGGATTATTATTATGAAGAAGTGCTCCGGCTGAGAAGGCTGGCGCCTGTGCCGGACAAAGTACATGTGTTGTTCGAACCCGGCAAGAATGCACAGCCCGTACTGCTGAAACCGGGAACGTTGCTGGATGGCGGCAAAACTTCATCCGGACAGCCTTTACGTTATGCACTGGAAAGCGAGCTGGTGATCACGCATGCCGTAACGGGCATGATCCGTTCCGCTTACACTGATGCCAATGCTTCCGGCAAGGCCATTGTTTTTAAAGCGGATGATGCTGCCGTTGTGCGGAACAGCACACTTACCGCCTGGCGCCCCTTTGGTACGGCACAGCTATCGTTGCCGCCGGAATCAAGGCCCATGCAGCCGGCCTCCTTCGGATGGGCCGTGGCATCCCCGAACCTCCTGCTGGCCGAAGGCACGCGCACCGTTCGCATGAGCATTCAGCTGCGCTCCGCCAAAGGGTTTACGTCTCCCATGCTGGTGCTGACGCCTATGCTCAGTGTGGAGTTTACGGGAGAAAAAGGCTGGATCAGGGATAACATCACCCTGAAAGCGGAGCTGATCCCGGGCGTATTGGTGCAGGACCCTGAGCTGGAAAACCCCTTCACCCTGGAGCTTTCCGCTGACCTGACGGAAGCCATGCCCGCCATTACAGGATATGATGAAGCGCTGCATCAGGGGGCCTTCAGCACGGCATGGCCTGTCATGCGTGTGCTGCTGAAACCGGAACGTTACATGATGGAAGTGCTGGCAGGCTTCAAGGTAGAAAGCGTGGGCATTGAAGTGGAAGTGAAAGGCATGAAAGAGCTGGTCTTGCAGAATGACCAGTCCCTGCAGCCGTCAGACAAACCGGTGCTTCCCTTCGGCAGCGCTCCCATGGTATCCAACAACCTGTATATCGGCAGCCGCGAAGCATTCAGCAAAACGCTCACGTCTGTAAGTGTAACGCTGGAGTGGCAGGACCCTCCGGAGAGCTTTACAGACCAGTACAGCAACTACGGCAACAATCTTATCGCGCACTCCGCTTTTTCCACTGCAATGGATATCCTGTCCGACAGGAACTGGAGCACGCGCCTTGTGCATAACGAAGCCTTGTTCAATCCCTTTGGTACGGCATTGCCGCAGCAGGTAGGCGTGAACAAAAGTTCTTTCTCCACCCAAACCACTAACAGGCCTTTCCGGCGTGATCCGCAGCTGCAGCTTTCCGGCGGGTTCGATAACAAAGTGAACCAGGGATTCATTCGCCTGGTACTGACGGGTCCTACCCGCGGGGCATTGTCGAATCAACCTGCGGAAGCGCCTTTTGAAGCATTCGGACATAAAACGTTTCCGTTTGCCTATACGCAGCAGGTGATCCTGCTCAGCAAATACAATGACATCGGCCCGAAACCGGAATTGCCGAAGCCGCCGTACACGCCGGTGCTGAAATCCGTGAAGCTGGACTATACCGCGAAAGATGTTTTCAAACCCGGTGACCCCAATGGCATCGATCAATATTTCGTGCAGGATGTTTTTGGTCCGGGTGAAACGAAGAAAGATGATACGGCATTGCTGATACCGCCCCTGCCGGGCAAAGGCGCCTTATACATCGGATTGCAGAAAGCGCAGGTGCCGCAAACTGTTTCCTTCCTCTTCCAGATAGAAGAGGGCAGTGTGGAAGGTGAAGCCTTGCTGCGTTCGACGGATCTCCGCTGGAGTTACCTGGCCGGCAACCGCTGGCAGAACATTGCGCCGGCGGATATACTGGAAGAAAGCACCGGCGGTTTTCAGAAGCCGGGCCTGATAAGGGTGAACATCGGCGCCGATGCAACGGAAGATCACAGCCTCATGCCGCAGGGCATGCGCTGGCTGAGGGTAAGTGTGGACGATAACCCGGAAGGCGCGGCAGCCATCAGCAAGATCGATACACAAGCTGCACGGGCGGCGCTGGTATTGCCTGGCGGCTCTGCCGCGGGATTTGAGGAACATCTCTCTGCCCCGCTGCCGCCGGAAACGATCAGCAAACTGGTCGTGAAGGTCCCCGCTATCCGGAAAGTGACGCAGCCTTTCCCTTCCTTCGGCGGCCGCAATGCGGAAGCGGACGATGCATTTTACCGCAGGTCAAGCGAAAGATTGCGGCATAAGAACCGCGCTGTGTCCGGATGGGATTACGAGCGGCTGGTACTGGAATCTTTCCCCGAAATATATAAGATAAAATGTCTGCCGCATTCGGATACGGACCAGTCCCTCCGCCCCGGCGATGTAAGGATGGTGGTGGTGCCGGACTGGCGTAAACGCCCCACCGGGGACCCTTTGCAGCCAAAGGTGAACCTGAACCGACTGCGCGAGATCAGTGATTTCATCAGCGCCAATTACGTATCGCCCTTTGTAAAAGTACACGTCAGCAATCCGAGTTATGAGACGCTGCTGGTGGATTGTAAAGTGAGCTTTCATCCCGCATTCGATCCGGGATATTACACGGCGGTGCTGAATGAAGAGATCAAAAAATTCCTCAGCCCCTGGGCTTATGAAGAAGGCCGCGATATTGTGTTCGGCGGGAAAGTGCATGCTTCCGAAATACTCGCTTTCATTGAAGGCCGGGAGTATGTGGACCATGTAACGGATTTCGAGCTGTACCACCGTCACTACGGGCAAAGCTTCCTCGGCGGTGGTATCAGCGATATGGAAATTGCGCTGGACTTTATCATCGGCAATACACCGGAACCTACCATCGGCGGGAGCATCGGCAAAACGATCAACGTGGATTTCGTGGTCGGCGTGCCGGTAGAAGTAGCCTCGGCCACAAGGCCCGATACTATCCTGGTGTCGAACAGCATGCACCGCATTAAAGCCCTGCAAGCGGACAGCGCGGTATGTGTCGGCACACAACAGATCGGTATTGGGCAGATGATCATCGGACTTGATTTTGTACCCATTTCATAA
- a CDS encoding GPW/gp25 family protein, whose amino-acid sequence MANEKAFLGRGWSFPPVFDKFGKEVIMLEAEESIRSSMSLLLSTELGERVMQPFFGWKRDRWLFESMTTTAATAMEKEIETALLMYEPRVNLNEVRILPDEIAAGKISILVDYTVRSTNKRNNLVFPFYLTEK is encoded by the coding sequence ATGGCAAACGAAAAAGCATTCCTGGGAAGAGGGTGGAGCTTTCCCCCGGTATTCGACAAATTCGGTAAAGAAGTGATCATGCTGGAAGCGGAAGAAAGCATCCGCAGCAGTATGAGCCTGCTGCTCTCCACAGAGCTGGGCGAACGTGTTATGCAGCCGTTCTTCGGCTGGAAGCGCGACCGCTGGCTGTTTGAATCCATGACCACAACCGCCGCTACAGCCATGGAAAAAGAAATAGAAACTGCGCTGCTGATGTATGAACCGCGGGTGAACCTGAATGAAGTGAGGATACTGCCGGATGAAATAGCTGCCGGAAAGATCAGCATCCTGGTAGATTATACCGTGCGCAGCACCAACAAGAGAAATAACCTGGTATTCCCGTTCTATCTAACTGAAAAGTAA
- a CDS encoding PAAR domain-containing protein gives MPPAARVSDMHVCPMVTATVPHVGGPALPPGGTTVLIGGMPALRMGDMLTCTGPPDSVVLGSATVLIGGMPAARMGDSTAHGGSIVAGCPTVLIG, from the coding sequence ATGCCTCCTGCAGCCAGAGTAAGTGATATGCATGTATGCCCGATGGTAACGGCCACAGTGCCGCACGTCGGCGGACCAGCATTGCCTCCGGGCGGTACCACGGTACTGATCGGCGGTATGCCCGCCCTGCGGATGGGCGATATGCTCACCTGCACAGGCCCCCCGGACAGCGTAGTGCTGGGCTCGGCTACCGTACTGATCGGCGGCATGCCTGCGGCAAGAATGGGAGACAGCACAGCCCATGGAGGGTCCATCGTGGCAGGATGCCCGACCGTACTCATTGGATGA
- the vgrG gene encoding type VI secretion system tip protein VgrG codes for MSATLLPIEQDTSLVTYTISINGTEIPSGTLIRSIIVHTEANRIPSAQLHIEDGDVMLMDWTASNGDLFVPGNEIEIMAGYHGINETIFKGIITRHSLRARLMHTELQVECRDKAALMTIARNSALYEEQKDSDIAASLLGNYGLSGDIEDTPVTHAEMVQYDVTDWDFLMSRIGAVGFVAIAHDGQVDISKPAVAASTDTTLRFGTNLIEFDLEIDGMQQYGGVKAQSWDPSAQELLEAEAADPGWTTPGNLDPAAISASAGAAEYILRQPGKLSEEEAQNWADAKLLRSRMAFMCGRARVQGFSKGLPGITVALEGLGDRFNGMAWVSGVRHEISQGNWLTDLQLGLTPKQHAETFTDQPHPASALLPGISGLHTGIVTALEGDPASESRIRIKIPAVGLDGEGAWARVATLDAGDNRGTFFLPEIDDEVLVGFLDDDPRQPVILGGLHSSAKAPPLTAADDNHEKGYTSRSGMHILFNDDKKTLTIDTPAGNMLVLDEDKSEINITDQNGNKIVLSSSGISVESAGDLVLKASKAITMESGTDMGLKAGTQFKAEGTAGMEASSSAVTVIKGSLVQIN; via the coding sequence ATGAGCGCAACATTATTACCGATAGAACAGGATACCAGCCTGGTGACTTACACCATCAGCATAAACGGGACGGAGATACCCTCCGGTACGCTCATCCGTTCCATCATCGTGCATACGGAAGCGAACCGCATTCCTTCCGCGCAGTTGCATATTGAAGACGGTGATGTAATGCTGATGGATTGGACTGCCAGTAATGGCGACCTGTTCGTGCCGGGTAATGAAATAGAGATCATGGCGGGGTATCATGGCATTAATGAAACGATCTTCAAAGGGATCATCACACGGCATTCTCTTCGTGCGCGCCTGATGCACACCGAGCTGCAGGTGGAGTGCCGGGACAAGGCGGCATTAATGACCATTGCCCGGAACAGTGCGTTGTATGAAGAGCAGAAAGACAGTGATATCGCTGCCTCCTTGCTGGGGAATTACGGCTTGAGTGGGGATATTGAAGATACGCCGGTGACGCATGCGGAGATGGTGCAGTACGATGTGACGGACTGGGATTTTCTGATGAGCCGCATCGGCGCCGTGGGCTTCGTTGCCATAGCGCATGACGGACAGGTGGATATCAGCAAACCTGCTGTAGCGGCCAGTACGGATACTACATTGCGTTTTGGCACCAACCTCATCGAGTTTGATCTGGAGATCGACGGCATGCAGCAATACGGAGGGGTGAAAGCGCAAAGCTGGGATCCCTCGGCCCAGGAGCTGCTTGAAGCAGAAGCGGCGGACCCGGGCTGGACGACCCCCGGAAACCTCGATCCCGCAGCGATCAGCGCCAGCGCAGGAGCCGCTGAATATATCCTGCGCCAGCCCGGCAAACTCAGTGAAGAGGAAGCGCAGAATTGGGCAGATGCCAAACTCCTGCGCAGCAGAATGGCTTTCATGTGCGGAAGGGCAAGAGTGCAGGGATTCTCCAAAGGACTACCCGGCATCACGGTAGCACTGGAAGGTCTCGGTGATCGTTTCAACGGCATGGCCTGGGTCAGTGGCGTACGGCATGAGATATCACAGGGCAACTGGCTGACAGACCTGCAACTGGGGCTAACGCCGAAGCAACATGCGGAGACCTTTACGGACCAGCCGCATCCGGCTTCCGCTTTATTGCCCGGTATCAGTGGTCTGCATACCGGCATCGTCACCGCGCTGGAAGGCGACCCCGCATCGGAATCGCGCATTCGCATAAAGATACCGGCTGTTGGACTGGATGGTGAAGGTGCCTGGGCACGCGTGGCTACACTGGATGCCGGTGATAACCGCGGCACTTTTTTTCTCCCTGAAATAGATGATGAGGTACTGGTAGGTTTCCTCGATGACGATCCCCGGCAACCGGTCATCCTCGGCGGATTGCACAGCAGTGCCAAAGCACCGCCGCTCACGGCTGCGGACGATAATCACGAAAAAGGGTACACATCGCGGAGTGGTATGCACATTCTTTTTAATGACGATAAAAAAACACTGACCATCGATACGCCCGCCGGAAATATGCTGGTGCTGGATGAAGATAAAAGCGAGATCAATATAACGGATCAGAATGGCAACAAGATCGTATTGTCCTCTTCCGGTATTTCGGTGGAAAGCGCGGGAGACCTGGTGCTGAAGGCTTCAAAGGCCATTACGATGGAAAGTGGAACGGACATGGGCCTCAAAGCCGGAACACAGTTCAAGGCCGAAGGCACCGCCGGGATGGAAGCAAGCTCCAGCGCTGTTACCGTTATCAAAGGAAGTCTTGTACAGATAAACTGA
- a CDS encoding DUF5908 family protein, translated as MPIEVRELVIKARVEDPPQGASGSSGSAGTSPRAALSEWELQRIVALCAEEVMKILKRQKER; from the coding sequence ATGCCCATTGAAGTCAGGGAACTTGTTATCAAAGCACGGGTGGAAGACCCGCCGCAGGGCGCCTCCGGATCATCCGGCAGTGCCGGTACTTCCCCGCGTGCCGCACTCAGCGAGTGGGAACTGCAAAGGATCGTTGCATTGTGCGCGGAAGAGGTGATGAAAATTTTAAAAAGACAAAAAGAACGATAA
- a CDS encoding phage tail protein, which translates to MSAFDYPQPGFHFLVLFEVLPQFPNDVRFQEVSGLSVDIEMETKAEGGEHRFSHNLPTRTKYGDVTMKRGKFLGSGVLHWARQAIDEFRFKPSNVLISLMNADHVPLYNWYLINAIPKRLEVSGINAGSNEIVVETLVLSYQYFKYYDPISVGLDLAAGLAASADISISI; encoded by the coding sequence ATGTCAGCATTCGATTATCCACAGCCTGGCTTTCACTTCCTCGTACTGTTTGAAGTGTTGCCGCAGTTCCCGAACGATGTGCGTTTCCAGGAAGTGTCCGGCCTGAGCGTGGACATAGAAATGGAAACGAAAGCGGAAGGAGGGGAGCACCGTTTCTCCCATAACCTGCCCACCCGCACCAAATACGGGGATGTGACCATGAAACGGGGCAAGTTCCTGGGCTCCGGAGTGCTGCACTGGGCCCGGCAGGCTATCGATGAATTCAGGTTCAAACCCAGCAATGTGCTGATATCCCTCATGAATGCGGATCATGTGCCGTTGTACAACTGGTACCTGATCAACGCCATCCCCAAGCGGCTGGAAGTGTCGGGCATCAATGCGGGCAGCAACGAGATCGTGGTGGAAACACTGGTGCTGAGCTACCAGTATTTCAAATACTACGACCCCATCAGCGTAGGATTGGATCTGGCAGCAGGGCTTGCTGCTTCCGCAGACATCAGTATCAGTATTTAA
- a CDS encoding phage tail protein gives MANYPLPKFHFQVEWGGASIGFTEVSGLDVQTDPIEYRDGASPEYTKIKMPGMQKYSNITMKRGTFPGDNDFFVWWNTVALNTIERRNVTISLLNENHEPVIVWKVKNAWPIKVQSTDLKADGNEVAIETIELAHEGLVIQND, from the coding sequence ATGGCGAACTATCCGCTTCCAAAATTCCACTTCCAGGTTGAATGGGGTGGTGCCAGCATTGGCTTTACCGAGGTTTCGGGACTGGACGTACAGACCGATCCCATTGAATACCGCGATGGCGCAAGCCCCGAATACACGAAGATCAAAATGCCGGGCATGCAGAAGTACAGCAACATCACCATGAAGCGTGGTACTTTCCCGGGAGACAATGATTTCTTCGTCTGGTGGAATACCGTGGCTCTCAACACCATCGAGCGCCGGAACGTTACCATCAGCCTTCTCAACGAGAACCACGAGCCGGTGATCGTATGGAAAGTAAAGAACGCCTGGCCCATCAAGGTACAGTCCACCGACCTGAAAGCCGATGGTAATGAAGTGGCCATCGAAACCATTGAGCTCGCACATGAAGGGCTCGTTATCCAAAATGATTAA
- a CDS encoding phage tail sheath C-terminal domain-containing protein, with translation MDYKTPGVYVEELQLIPPSVASVATAIPAFIGHTAVTLDTAGATLINIPVRLNSMLDFTTVFGGAYDPASYEVQVAPGAGFNILNITPANGRRYYLFDAVRHYFDNGGGPCYVVTVGNYTADVVFGDNVTGLRGGLQSLAKVDEPTLILSPDSMALRLPDGTPDFVQAGNLHKAIIDQCGRLQDRFGILDMMEGYRAPDHASTPVAQFRTQVGTENLKYAAVYYPWLNTTYLKEIRFSQLSFVDDQAIPVAIPDATIDTMTGNPALDALVTDLRARRTEEERIFSKVTAVTLNRNNYNPLGAQFDTLRTAVMGANTALLVRPLFTAMMTFVQELALAFRDLEDDAGNSPGLVQLLTSLRADTGLQDQIISLIAFEKNTHVMNSISTTRVEGDVDTEYDSLDLEDWVGGAAINTIAADTTDFTTPSVAQTAHLAANSPILQTAFDAIAQAFTALVQDAAFRTDQAEKNLFAKHPFFKAVYERIRKDMSLLPPSGAVAGVYAATDRSRGVWKAPANMSLRGVIEPAYKLTDQEQGSLNVHDTGKSVNAIRAFTGKGILVWGARTLAGNDNEWRYVNVRRFFNYVEESTKKASEPFVFENNDANTWVRIRAMIENFLTLQWRQGALAGATTKEAFYVKVGLGETMTAQDILEGRLIVEIGMAAVRPAEFIVLRFSHKMQES, from the coding sequence ATGGATTATAAAACACCAGGCGTATATGTTGAGGAACTGCAGCTGATCCCCCCTTCCGTGGCATCCGTTGCTACGGCCATCCCTGCGTTCATCGGGCATACCGCGGTTACGCTGGATACCGCAGGCGCCACGCTGATCAACATACCCGTACGTCTTAATTCGATGCTTGATTTTACCACCGTTTTCGGCGGCGCTTATGACCCGGCTTCCTATGAAGTGCAGGTAGCTCCCGGCGCCGGTTTCAATATCCTGAACATCACCCCGGCGAACGGCAGAAGGTATTACCTTTTTGATGCAGTGCGCCATTATTTTGACAATGGCGGCGGCCCCTGTTATGTGGTGACCGTGGGTAACTACACGGCTGATGTGGTCTTCGGCGACAATGTCACCGGTCTTCGCGGCGGGTTGCAATCACTCGCAAAAGTGGATGAGCCTACCCTGATCCTCTCTCCGGACAGCATGGCGCTTCGCCTGCCGGATGGAACGCCTGACTTTGTGCAGGCCGGCAATCTGCACAAAGCGATCATCGATCAGTGCGGCCGGTTGCAGGACCGCTTCGGCATACTGGATATGATGGAAGGCTACCGGGCTCCGGACCATGCTTCCACACCGGTGGCGCAATTCCGCACCCAGGTGGGCACGGAAAACCTGAAATACGCCGCTGTTTATTACCCCTGGCTGAACACCACCTACCTGAAAGAGATCCGTTTTTCACAACTCTCTTTCGTGGACGACCAGGCCATACCGGTAGCCATCCCGGACGCCACCATAGATACGATGACCGGTAATCCCGCACTGGATGCACTGGTAACGGATCTGCGCGCCAGGCGTACGGAAGAGGAGCGGATATTCTCCAAGGTAACCGCGGTAACACTCAACAGGAATAATTACAATCCCCTGGGCGCTCAGTTCGATACTCTGCGCACGGCAGTGATGGGCGCCAATACCGCCTTATTGGTAAGGCCGCTCTTTACGGCGATGATGACGTTCGTGCAGGAGCTTGCCCTTGCCTTCCGCGACCTGGAAGATGATGCCGGGAACTCGCCGGGCCTCGTGCAGCTGCTGACCTCACTGCGCGCGGACACCGGGTTGCAGGACCAGATCATCAGCCTCATCGCATTCGAAAAGAACACACATGTGATGAACTCCATTTCTACTACGCGGGTAGAAGGAGATGTAGATACCGAATACGATTCACTGGACCTGGAAGACTGGGTTGGCGGAGCTGCCATCAATACCATCGCGGCAGATACAACGGATTTTACCACACCCTCGGTTGCGCAAACGGCTCATCTGGCAGCTAATTCCCCGATCCTGCAGACGGCATTTGATGCCATCGCGCAAGCCTTTACGGCATTGGTGCAGGACGCGGCTTTCCGTACAGACCAGGCGGAAAAGAACCTGTTCGCCAAACATCCGTTCTTCAAAGCGGTGTACGAACGCATCCGGAAAGATATGAGCCTGCTGCCGCCATCCGGCGCTGTTGCAGGGGTTTATGCGGCAACGGATCGTTCGCGTGGTGTATGGAAAGCGCCTGCCAATATGAGCCTGCGCGGTGTGATTGAGCCTGCATATAAACTGACGGACCAGGAGCAGGGCTCCCTGAACGTGCATGATACCGGAAAATCCGTGAACGCCATCCGGGCATTCACCGGAAAAGGAATCCTCGTATGGGGCGCGCGCACCCTCGCGGGCAACGATAACGAATGGCGTTACGTGAACGTCCGCCGGTTCTTCAACTACGTGGAAGAATCTACGAAAAAGGCATCGGAACCTTTTGTGTTCGAAAATAATGATGCCAATACCTGGGTACGCATCCGCGCCATGATCGAGAACTTCCTTACACTGCAATGGCGGCAGGGCGCACTGGCGGGAGCTACCACGAAAGAAGCCTTCTACGTTAAAGTGGGGCTGGGTGAAACAATGACTGCGCAGGACATCCTGGAAGGCCGGCTGATCGTAGAGATCGGTATGGCAGCCGTACGGCCTGCGGAATTCATCGTGCTCCGCTTCTCTCATAAAATGCAGGAATCCTGA